From Xylanibacter oryzae DSM 17970, a single genomic window includes:
- a CDS encoding DUF4890 domain-containing protein, with protein sequence MKKLFIAIAAALMISSATYAQDENYNNAQHGRFDKKEMIQRRTEHMVQEFGLDNNQAKKLLELNTAYADKLVGPHMMSPFGRPGFGRGPQGGNNKFGPDSTKARMNRPELTEEQKARMNKWREEVEANNKSYETALQGILTADQFKAYQDSKIKMHGNFKQHSVE encoded by the coding sequence ATGAAAAAATTATTTATAGCTATCGCAGCCGCATTGATGATCTCTTCTGCAACTTATGCACAAGATGAAAATTACAATAATGCACAACATGGAAGATTTGATAAAAAAGAGATGATACAGAGACGTACTGAGCATATGGTTCAAGAGTTTGGACTTGATAATAATCAGGCAAAAAAACTACTGGAACTGAATACTGCTTATGCTGATAAATTGGTAGGCCCTCATATGATGAGTCCTTTTGGAAGACCCGGATTTGGTCGTGGTCCTCAGGGTGGAAATAATAAATTCGGTCCTGATTCAACAAAGGCACGCATGAATCGCCCAGAACTTACTGAAGAACAGAAAGCTAGAATGAACAAATGGCGTGAAGAGGTTGAAGCAAATAATAAATCTTATGAAACAGCTTTACAGGGAATTTTAACTGCTGATCAGTTTAAGGCTTATCAAGACTCTAAAATTAAGATGCATGGAAATTTTAAACAGCATTCTGTAGAGTAA